In Hermetia illucens chromosome 5, iHerIll2.2.curated.20191125, whole genome shotgun sequence, a single window of DNA contains:
- the LOC119656533 gene encoding autophagy-related protein 2 homolog B has protein sequence MVPWYLPWSDLLKKKVCRYLLQRYLGQFLEEKLRLEQLNVELYNGRGTVSNVSLYPEAINELCESQGWGIEVTGGHIGSVAVTIPWNALMTRDSHIEVSELSMTIRPRARQTDGTSMLESMWSSVSSSMQLAQECLEKEGGEIDAETAQNAAIEGLEKFAQTIDNVLNRIKANLVNTTIRLEFILPKSERGIAIIITIKRIEYKNEAGADPPQTSPTKEEEAKNDPTDSQKTHLLSSYATHNIRLEGIVFYTEEFRIEKPTDKRDTGTSSAQFYSTISQLPETEQFISSRKSYDESDSESDTDSKTESEKPDPNAKIHTTKAIQICRMEGVQELRLKMKQSENIQGAKVHLDLSFGTLRLFLTPRQIHLITTFCEAFGSGSNKKDTRLDKTIRSSKRLREIRRSSSLGLSNTMTGAIVTNDSWSCADDDFRQFQTSTQSSDYKEHSKSFDIPESLDSSMTSSSSTTNSSKVRKRGTNVNISGDISHYTLYMTSVSIMLLHEDILVECSVGMDSPLSEESVSKLLTLSTTYFENNSTDKSAKEDLISKSHLKLELSPIIMDGEEQRSNNVQLLKFNMSIPQVDILEVLESVETPIILFARNEKDKMGDVKKRPNVHLSFKQITPTLRRTANKRKPPTKTDVVLSLEPCGIELDISLYDRLNSLLNTAPFSMTPMRSKSDASKSSEPSSLEFNVDSSSIDVRLRFPINDSRPLHDENRIPWWKKNIRDEFLLFEMQRFRMQYTFPSVLEVVANEINIFFCENMNANKIHIGRTTLVEKRGPRSSDSSTMDYPKLRLEFPSEKSLRNITKRMLEDGSDSGETSGDSYAGTLYTSKRHERSPFSSKRVCRESGTPHHRENSDNSETFLLPGDSEEMRRFRDTTMQTSKVQIQLFFPSANIQMNSKHLYEVIYNLLNTDLLMWKPSAPTFQADPPATFSSTMDSFMNAGMMDSIYIPRSKCDSDAESGSTSSGGEGFDSDQESDMYYSTYDRKYTSSSRRTLSTVPTLTTNSCSFELNINEGVLTLLAPVRGADNKVIPGQRGEFVITLSNLTLFTVSGYQENKNLSYVCLQASEAELFHCGLVPTPDLSPSLRLCGDALPDYLKSTLYPSPHDVTLRGGRGSVDREMLSLAIQVKVVPEQRVKRISVTVGLQNTTLRHHPTISQHTWLNQIIDMIDVLDYPIEGYIPYGVVTEMQLHLWDCSIDYRPLHFPYRAILDLGYFMISSNLTTSLPGCTLRFIAEECALCLAPYDPEGECDIVSNEFLVSVVDLGLLEISLRINEKNTSLFPKLDLRAFIQGVHIRTCSDSGQVLAQLIGYFAADSDLNTTASEFDDSSHLSDRDEGAELLPMKKPSPSVPVVTPKQQERVNTLLSEAMQESIRIVSDSSEDEGAFNTGVEVFFFPDEAQKAKAEALKKEEKRAIDVGEEMLEETPKPDSFNEPMAKREEPALTDRLLPGPAQFTQSYYNQRRDSECSDEMRDILNFETSIMAASYMKEDESVEAVPQVTEELGQITIAPPPAPSCFTKRMSSDTDEEYCMIAEEEKAAFTNCGVSKLKIDGDPIRIVDNHFSIPIGKPDLLRAPPNFPMAVSRYTLCEMSVTWHLHGGHDFPKKDENQSDEDKLNDYSSPGMSKVYTSGVSYTKGQPGVTFNKKPMAKLSWKTRGGPWRKHDVLVEIQVNKVRISHEVYPPHTLQASRQVLLITELEILDKLQSSDFHKFLYHPSTNNLPKTSSQHMVVIKALHVRPNPILPAQECCLRISLLPLRLNIDQDTLLFLVDFFTELSVTDDEGQTRKKSVVPHQPPVMLVEDLPEAVQDLQARKMVSENLMLLTEEEKEKEEKEPHQVPEESNDFPIYFKEIIFSPEVIIRLDYHGRRIELSRGPIAGLVMGLGQLQCSEFRLKKIYHREGILGVDRLLSFLCLEWLTDIKTRQIPSILGGIGPMNSVIKFFQGIFDLVRLPIEQYQKDGRIIRGLQLGAQSFTARTAMAALELTARIIQFIQFTAETAYDMVSPGPTVKRYRQSQKKTKRKRMHRPQDIREGVANALQIVREGIGETAQTLRDVTIEEHDQKGYTGAVGAVVRQIPPIVFCPIVLATQATTNILDGVHNQLVPEARMEAREKWKEDDQ, from the exons TTCTCAATAGAATCAAGGCAAACTTAGTAAATACGACTATAAGACTGGAGTTCATACTCCCCAAAAGTGAACGGGGAATAGCTATAATAATTACAATTAAGAG AATAGAATATAAAaatgaagctggtgctgatcCACCACAAACCTCCCCAACTAAAGAGGAAGAAGCGAAAAATGATCCGACTGATAGTCAAAAAACACATTTACTTTCTAGTTACGCGACACACAATATTAGGTTGGAAGGTATTGTATTTTATACGGAAGAATTTCGAATAGAGAAACCAACG GATAAACGTGACACAGGCACATCTAGTGCACAATTCTATAGCACTATATCACAGTTACCAGAAACAGAACAATTTATTTCAAGTAGAAAATCTTATGATGAATCGGACTCAGAAAGCGATACTGATAGTAAAACGGAATCAGAAAAACCCGATCCAAATGCGAAAATTCATACCACTAAAGCCATCCAGATTTGTAGAATGGAAGGTGTCCAGGAGTTACGTTTAAAAATGAAACAATCGGAAAATATTCAAGGAGCAAAAGTTCACTTGGATTTATCATTTGGTACTCTACGTTTATTTCTTACTCCACGTCAAATTCATCTGATAACAACATTTTGTGAGGCATTTGGCAGCGGAAGTAATAAGAAAGACACTCGATTGGATAAAACAATAAGATCATCGAAGCGTCTTCGCGAAATTAGGAGAAGTAGTTCACTTGGTCTATCAAATACCATGACAGGTGCAATAGTTACGAATGATAGCTGGTCGTGTGCAGATGATGATTTTCGACAATTTCAAACTTCAACACAATCAAGTGACTACAAAGAACACTCCAAGTCGTTTGATATTCCAGAATCATTGGATAGCTCAATGACAAGTAGTAGTAGCACGACAAATTCTTCAAAAGTGCGGAAGCGAGGCACAAACGTAAATATCAGTGGTGATATTTCGCACTACACACTTTATATGACATCGGTTAGCATCATGTTATTACACGAGGATATACTAGTAGAATGTTCTGTCGGCATGGACAGTCCTCTAAGTGAAGAAAGTGTGAGTAAACTTCTCACTCTTTCGACGACCTACTTTGAAAATAACTCTACTGATAAAAGTGCCAAAGAAGACTTGATTAGCAAAAGTCATCTGAAACTTGAGCTAAGTCCTATCATTATGGATGGCGAAGAACAAAGAAGCAATAATGTGCAACTACTAAAATTCAATATGTCCATACCTCAAGTAGATATACTGGAAGTCCTTGAGTCCGTTGAAACTCCGATAATATTGTTTGCAAGGAACGAAAAAGATAAAATGGGTGACGTGAAAAAACGACCAAACGTCCATTTGAGCTTTAAACAAATCACCCCAACGTTGCGTCGCACGGCAAATAAACGAAAACCACCTACGAAAACAGACGTGGTGCTGTCTTTGGAGCCGTGCGGAATTGAGTTAGATATTTCATTGTATGATCGTTTGAATTCGCTATTGAACACAGCTCCCTTCAGTATGACACCAATGAGATCCAAATCAGATGCAAGCAAGTCAAGTGAGCCATCTTCTCTTGAATTCAATGTTGATTCCTCGTCAATAGATGTTCGCTTGAGATTCCCCATCAACGATTCAAGACCATTACACGACGAAAACAGAATTCcctggtggaaaaaaaatattcgtgATGAGTTCCTATTATTTGAAATGCAACGATTTCGGATGCAATACACATTCCCATCCGTTTTGGAAGTCGTcgcaaatgaaataaatattttcttctgT gaaaataTGAATGCAAACAAAATTCATATAGGGAGAACTACACTAGTGGAGAAAAGAGGACCTCGGTCTTCAGACTCTTCGACCATGGATTATCCGAAATTAAGGTTAGAATTTCCCTCAGAAAAGTCGCTACGAAATATAACAAAACGTATGCTGGAAGATGGAAGCGATAGTGGTGAAACTTCCGGTGACAGTTATGCCGGAACACTTTATACTTCAAAGCGACATGAACGTTCGCCATTCAGTTCGAAACGTGTATGCCGTGAAAGTGGAACTCCACATCACAGAGAGAATTCAG ACAATTCAGAAACCTTTTTACTGCCGGGAGACTCGGAAGAAATGCGACGCTTCCGTGATACAACAATGCAAACGTCAAAAGTACAGATCCAGTTATTTTTCCCATCTGCCAATATCCAAATGAA TTCGAAACATTTATATGAGGTGATATACAATTTATTGAATACCGATCTCCTCATGTGGAAACCATCAGCGCCAACATTTCAAGCAGATCCTCCAGCAACATTTTCAAGTACGATGGATTCATTTATGAATGCTGGTATGATGGATTCTATATATATTCCAAGAAGTAAGTGTGATAGTGACGCTGAGTCGGGTTCAACTTCGTCGGGTGGAGAAGGCTTCGATTCGGATCAAGAATCGGACATGTATTATTCAACTTATGATCGAAAATATACTAGTTCCAGTCGACGTACATTATCAACAGTACCGACTCTAACGACAAACTCCTGCTCATTCGAGCTAAATATTAATGAGGGAGTTCTTACCCTACTTGCACCCGTTCGTGGTGCCGATAATAAAGTCATTCCCGGTCAAAGAGGGGAATTTGTGATAACATTAAGCAATCTTACGTTATTCACTGTAAGTGGATATCAAGAAAACAAGAACCTGTCGTATGTATGCCTGCAAGCATCGGAAGCTGAACTTTTTCATTGTG GGCTGGTTCCTACACCTGACCTTAGTCCATCTTTAAGGTTATGTGGAGATGCATTACCTGATTATTTGAAATCAACATTGTACCCTTCACCGCATGATGTGACTTTACGAGGAGGCCGAGGATCAGTAGATCGCGAAATGCTGTCGTTGGCTATTCAAGTGAAGGTCGTACCGGAGCAAAGAGTGAAA CGTATAAGTGTGACAGTTGGCCTCCAAAATACAACACTACGCCATCATCCAACGATTTCTCAGCATACATGGCTAAACCAAATAATAGACATGATTGACGTCTTAGACTATCCGATAGAAGGTTATATCCCCTATGGTGTTGTAACAGAAATGCAGTTGCATTTATGGGATTGTAGTATAGACTATAG GCCACTTCATTTTCCTTATCGAGCTATTTTAGATCTTGGTTACTTTATGATAAGCAGCAATCTCACAACCTCCTTACCCGGATGCACACTGCGCTTCATAGCGGAAGAGTGTGCACTCTGTCTAGCACCTTAC gatccggaaGGAGAATGTGATATTGTATCCAACGAGTTCCTTGTTTCGGTTGTAGATCTAGGCCTTTTAGAAATTTCTCTACGGATAAATGAGAAAAACACATCACTTTTCCCGAAATTAGATCTTCGTGCCTTCATTCAAGGTGTTCACATTCGGACTTGTTCAGATTCTGGACAAGTTTTAGCACAATTGATAGGTTATTTTGCTGCAGATTCTGATCTGAATACGACAGCGTCTGAATTCGACGACTCCAGT CACTTATCTGATAGAGATGAAGGGGCGGAACTTCTACCTATGAAGAAACCTTCCCCTTCAGTGCCAGTTGTGACACCAAAGCAACAAGAACGTGTGAATACTTTACTTTCGGAAGCTATGCAAGAAAGTATTCGTATAGTTTCAG ATTCTTCTGAGGATGAAGGTGCTTTCAATACTGGAGTCGAAGTATTCTTCTTTCCGGATGAAGCGCAAAAAGCGAAAGCCGAAGctttgaagaaagaagaaaaaagggcAATAGACGTTggcgaggaaatgcttgaagaAACCCCCAAACCAGATAGCTTTAACGAACCAATGGCAAAGAGAGAAGAACCAGCACTAACTGACAGACTTTTACCAGGTCCTGCACAATTTACTCAATCATATTATAACCAACGACGTGACAGTGAATGTAGTGATGAAATGCGTGATATACTTAATTTTGAAACATCTATTATGGCTGCTTCCTACATGAAAGAAGATGAATCCGTGGAAGCTGTCCCCCAAGTCACGGAAGAACTGGGCCAAATAACAATCGCTCCACCGCCGGCACCTTCATGTTTCACTAAAAGAATGAGTTCAGACACCGACGAAGAATATTGCATGATTGCAGAAGAGGAGAAAGCAGCATTT ACAAATTGCGGTGTATCAAAGTTGAAAATAGATGGTGATCCCATACGCATTGTAGATAACCATTTCAGCATCCCAATTGGAAAACCCGATCTATTGCGTGCTCCACCCAATTTCCCGATGGCCGTAAGCAGATACACACTTTGCGAAATGTCTGTTACTTGGCACTTACACGGCGGACATGATTTTCCAAAGAAGGATGAAAATCAATCCGATGAAGATAAATT AAATGATTACAGTTCCCCTGGAATGTCTAAGGTATACACATCGGGAGTTTCATATACAAAGGGCCAACCAGGTGTAACGTTTAACAAAAAACCAATGGCTAAACTGTCCTGGAAGACGCGTGGGGGACCATGGCGAAAACATGATGTCCTAGTCGAAATACAAGTTAATAAG GTGCGAATATCACACGAAGTGTATCCACCGCACACCTTACAAGCCTCAAGACAAGTTTTACTCATCACAGAACTAGAGATTTTGGATAAATTGCAATCCTCCGATTTTCATAAATTCCTCTACCACCCTTCGACGAACAATCTACCGAAGACAAGTTCCCAACATATGGTTGTAATAAAGGCATTACATGTGCGACCTAATCCTATTTTACCCGCGCAAGAGTGCTGTTTGAGGATTTCGTTATTGCCGTTGAGATTAAATATTGATCAAGATACCCTACTGTTTCTTGTTGACTTTTTTACTGAATTGAGTGTGACAGATGATGAAGGACAAACCCGTAAAAAATCTGTTGTGCCACATCAACCGCCTGTGATGCTAGTTGAAGATTTGCCAGAAGCCGTGCAAGATTTACAAGCAAGAAAAATGGTTTCGGAAAATCTAATGTTACTaacagaagaagaaaaggaaaaagaagaaaaagaaccaCATCAAGTACCTGAGGAAAGCAACGATTTCCCAATATATTTCAAGGAAATAATTTTTAGCCCTGAAGTGATAATACGACTAGACTATCACGGACGACGCATAGAATTGTCGAGAGGTCCAATAGCTGGTCTGGTCATGGGCCTAGGACAATTGCAATGCTCCGAATTTCGTTTAAAAAAGATTTATCACAG GGAAGGTATACTGGGGGTGGATCGACTTTTGAGTTTCCTGTGTCTGGAATGGTTGACAGATATAAAGACGAGGCAAATACCGTCGATTTTAGGTGGTATCGGCCCAATGAATAGTGTAATTAAGTTCT TTCAAGGAATATTCGATTTGGTTCGACTTCCAATCGAGCAATATCAAAAGGATGGACGAATTATCCGTGGCTTACAACTTGGAGCACAAAGTTTCACTGCAAGAACTGCAATGGCAGCGTTAGAGTTAACAGCGCGAATAATTCAATTTATACAG TTCACTGCTGAGACGGCATACGATATGGTATCACCAGGTCCAACCGTGAAACGCTACCGCCAAAGCCAGAAAAAGACCAAACGTAAGCGTATGCATCGCCCACAGGACATTCGTGAAGGAGTTGCAAATGCTCTACAAATCGTAAGAGAG GGAATCGGGGAAACAGCTCAAACATTACGAGACGTAACCATTGAGGAGCACGATCAAAAAGGCTATACTGGGGCTGTCGGAGCAGTTGTTCGTCAAATTCCACCAATTGTTTTTTGTCCAATAGTCCTCGCTACCCAAGCCACAACGAACATCCTAGATGGCGTCCATAATCAACTTGTACCAGAGGCGCGAATGGAGGCGCGCGAAAAATGGAAGGAAGATGATCAGTAA